The Corvus hawaiiensis isolate bCorHaw1 chromosome 10, bCorHaw1.pri.cur, whole genome shotgun sequence genome includes a window with the following:
- the EIF4G1 gene encoding eukaryotic translation initiation factor 4 gamma 1 isoform X4 encodes MNKAPQPTGGAPTAPHPAPSPGLPQPTFPPGQTAPVVFNPAPTSQMNTPSQPRQGGFRSLQHFYQNRAQPPASASRVQSNTTARPGPPAHVYPAASQVMMIPSQISYTPSQGAYYIPGQGRSTYVVPTQQYPVQPGAPSFYPGASPTEFGTYAGAYYPAQGVQQFSAGVPTAQVIVSQQPPIPTKRERKTIRIRDPNQGGKDITEEIMSGARTSSTPTPPQAGSGLEPQANGETPHVAVIVRPDDRPKPALVVSKPVSLEPSKSASPSPPPPLIPEVEPVVLSPVTLVPMEPPVDTDMKAEQGEAPPDPQKTLSAITTVPGAVELPLVPAPGMDTVAAEEEEEEEEEVAIPLPEPTPQESVPPKVLPVPVVPPMPAVPLVPAAPLPPPVVPQAPEAPAKPASPSPTPPREEPCPEPTAEANGVLEEMPEPVPEVPLCQPVLASEPVPAPALDSPIAQPEELPLPNGVEGTSKVELSDEQPESDVSPISEPEEPAQPGTPASPPAEEEEEESEGPGETQERSLSPAPAPSQTSEATAQVAMSVPKKKRRMKELNKKEAVGDLLDAFKESQTGDSASEVENKPPTSAPASEAEDAAPARPQEESEETWEEKEDKLAPEKGKAAGQKYGYKEEQWKPLNPEEKKRYDREFLLGFQFIFASMQKPEGLPQITDVVLDKPCVPSQANKTPLRALDPIRFSGMNCSPDFTPSFANLGRPVMGNRGLPSGLGPRRSQQSQRKEPRKIIATVSLNEDVKLNKAEKAWKPSSKRASEEEDPENIKTQELLRRVRSILNKLTPQMFQQLMKQVMELSIDTEERLKGVIDLVFEKAISEPNFSVAYANMCRCLMGLKVPTTDKPTVTVNFRKLLLNRCQKEFEKDKDDDEIFEKRQKEMDDASAPEEKARMKDELEEARDKARRRSLGNIKFIGELFKLKMLTEAIMHDCVVKLLKNHDEESLECLCRLLTTIGKDLDFEKAKPRMDQYFNQMEKIIKEKKTSSRIRFMLQDVIDLRRNSWVPRRGDQGPKTIDQIHKEAEMEEHREHIKVQQLMSKDKRRGPPGPSSSGRSSLVADDGWNTVPISKGNRPIDTSRLTKITKPGSIDSNNQLFAPGGRLSWGKGSSGGSGAKPADSASDSGRPATSTLNRFSALQQSMPAESPESRRVVQRSSSSRDRSEKAGDRGDRELRSEKGSDRLERPDQGERADRNRSALTKRSFSKETEDRSREREKQGGPEAVRKAASMTEERDRSRETIKQEPTPATSTKPTLSEEELEKKSKAIIEEYLHINDMKEALQCVQELGSPSLLYIFVQNGIESTLERSTISREHMGALLCQLVKAGTLSKEQYYKGLREILETAEDMEIDIPHIWLYLAELITPILQEEGIPMEELFREITKPLVPIGKATTLLVEVLGLLCKGMGQKTAGKLWRDGGLSWKEFLPEDQDVNKFVTEQKLEYTMGDSSDMPSRKELTSEELCKQMDKLLKENPNNQRIHDWIEANLSEQQVSSNTFIRALMTSVCHLAIVFENPYRVDAMVIRNQAKLLQKYLRDEQKELQALYALQALVVKLEQPPNLLRMFFDALYDEDVIKEEAFYKWESSKDPAEQQGKGVALKSVTAFFTWLREAEDESDNN; translated from the exons ATGAACAAAGCTCCACAGCCCACAGGAGGAGCCCCGACTGCCCCGCACCCTGCCCCTTCTCCCGGACTGCCGCAG CCGACGTTCCCACCTGGTCAGACGGCACCTGTGGTTTTTAACCCAGCACCGACCTCACAAATGAATACGCCTTCTCAGCCGCGCCAG GGAGGATTCAGGTCTCTTCAG CATTTCTACCAGAACAGGGCACAGCCTCCCGCGAGTGCGTCCCGCGTGCAGAGTAACACgacggctcggcccggccctcCTGCCCATGTGTATCCGGCTGCTTCCCAGGTGATGATGATACCCTCCCAGATATCCTACACACCTTCCCAAGGAGCCTATTACATTCCCGGACAG GGTCGCTCCACGTACGTTGTCCCGACCCAACAGTACCCGGTCCAACCTGGCGCCCCTAGTTTTTACCCTGGAGCCAGCCCCACAGAATTCGGGACTTACG cGGGTGCGTATTACCCGGCGCAGGGGGTGCAGCAGTTCTCAGCGGGGGTCCCCACTGCCCAGGTCATTGTGAGCCAGCAGCCACCGATCCCCACAAAACGAGAACGGAAGACG ATCCGAATACGAGACCCCAACCAAGGTGGCAAAGACATTACAGAAGAAATTATGTCTGGAGCAAGGACCTCAtccacccccacccctccaCAG GCTGGAAGCGGTTTGGAGCCCCAGGCCAACGGAGAGACCCCCCATGTAGCAGTTATTGTCCGGCCTG ATGACCGCCCGAAGCCCGCGCTGGTGGTGAGCAAGCCCGTCTCCCTGGAGCCCAGCAAGTCGGCATCCCCGTCGCCTCCCCCTCCCCTGATCCCTGAGGTGGAGCCTGTGGTGCTCTCGCCTGTGACGCTGGTGCCAATGGAGCCTCCCGTGGACACGGACATGAAAGCGGAGCAGGGCGAGGCGCCACCTGACCCGCAAAAGACGTTAAGCGCCATCACTACAGTGCCAGGGGCTGTGGAGCTGCCCCTTGTGCCCGCGCCCGGCATGGACACGGTGGctgcggaggaggaggaggaagaggaggaggaggttgcTATTCCCCTCCCAGAGCCCACCCCACAGGAGTCTGTGCCCCCCAAGGTGCTGCCGGTGCCCGTTGTTCCCCCGATGCCAGCCGTGCCCCTGGTGCCGGCCGCGCCATTGCCACCGCCCGTTGTACCACAGGCCCCTGAAGCGCCCGCCAAACccgcctcccccagccccacaccgcCCCGGGAAGAGCCCTGCCCCGAGCCCACTGCTGAGGCCAACGGGGTCTTGGAGGAGATGCCTGAGCCGGTCCCTGAGGTGCCCCTGTGCCAGCCGGTGCTGGCCTCTGAGCCGGTGCCTGCGCCCGCCCTGGACTCCCCCATTGCCCAGCCTGAAGAGCTGCCCCTACCCAATGGGGTGGAGGGCACCAGCAAAGTGGAGCTGAGTGACGAGCAGCCCGAGTCAGATGTCAGCCCCATCTCAGAGCCTgaggagccagcccagcctggcacccCTGCCTCCCCgcctgcagaggaggaggaggaagagagtgAAGGCCCTGGTGAGACCCAGGAGAGAAGCTtgagcccagcccctgccccttcGCAGACCTCGGAGGCGACCGCACAAG TCGCCATGTCGGTGCCAAAGAAGAAGCGAAGGATGAAGGAGCTGAACAAGAAGGAGGCAGTAGGGGATTTGCTGGATGCCTTTAAAGAG TCTCAGACCGGTGATAGTGCCTCGGAGGTGGAGAACAAGCCCCCCACGTCTGCCCCTGCCAGTGAAGCAGAGGATGCGGCTCCTGCCCGTCCACAGGAAGAGTCGGAAGAGAcgtgggaggagaaggaggacaAGTTGGCCCCGGAGAAGGGCAAGGCTGCTGGCCAGAAATATGGCTACAAGGAAG AGCAATGGAAGCCGCTGAACCCTGAGGAGAAGAAGCGATATGATCGGGAGTTCCTGCTGGGCTTCCAGTTCATCTTTGCCAGCATGCAGAAACCTGAGGGGCTGCCCCAGATCACAGATGTGGTGCTGGACAAG CCGTGTGTACCTTCGCAGGCCAACAAGACCCCACTGCGGGCACTTGACCCCATCCGCTTCAGTGGCATGAACTGCAGCCCTGACTTCACCCCTTCCTTCGCCAACCTTGGCCGGCCTGTCATGGGCAACCGGGGCCTG CCCTCAGGGTTGGGTCCCCGCcgctcccagcagagccagaggaAGGAGCCCCGCAAAATCATTGCTACTGTGTCCCTCAATGAGGATGTCAAGCTGAACAAGGCCGAGAAGGCCTGGAAACCCAGCAGCAAACGTGCTTCCGAGGAGGAGGATCCTGAGAATATCAAGACACAG GAACTGCTCCGCCGCGTCCGCAGCATCCTCAACAAGCTGACTCCCCAGATGTTCCAGCAACTGATGAAGCAGGTGATGGAGTTGTCCATCGACACGGAGGAGCGGCTCAAGGGTGTCATCGACCTCGTCTTCGAGAAGGCCATCTCGGAGCCAAACTTCTCTGTTGCCTATGCTAACATGTGCCGTTGCCTTATGGGG CTTAAAGTGCCCACAACAGACAAGCCCACAGTGACTGTGAACTTCCGCAAGCTGCTGCTCAACCGCTGCCAGAAGGAGTTTGAGAAGGACAAGGACGACGATGAGATCTTTGAGAAGCGGCAGAAGGAGATGGATGATGCCAGTGCC CCCGAGGAGAAGGCGCGTATGAAGGATGAGCTGGAGGAGGCGCGGGACAAGGCTCGACGACGATCCCTGGGCAACATCAAGTTCATTGGAGAGCTCTTCAAACTGAAGATGTTGACGGAGGCCATCATGCATGACTGTGTGGTGAAGCTGCTCAAAAACCACGATGAGGAGTCTCTTGAGTGCCTTTGCCGCCTGCTTACGACTATTGGCAAGGACTTGGACTTTGAGAAAGCCAAG CCTAGGATGGACCAGTACTTCAATCAGATGGAGAAGAtcatcaaagagaaaaagacatCATCCCGAATCCGTTTCATGCTGCAGGATGTTATTGACCTAAGACGG AATAGCTGGGTGCCGCGGCGAGGAGACCAGGGCCCCAAAACCATAGATCAGATCCACAAGGAAGCAGAGATGGAGGAGCATCGGGAACACATCAAAGTGCAGCAGCTCATGTCAAAGGACAAGAGGAGAGGACCCCCTGGGCCATCTTCCAGTG GGCGCAGTAGCCTGGTCGCAGATGATGGCTGGAACACAGTGCCCATCAGCAAGGGCAACCGGCCCATCGACACCAGCCGGCTAACGAAGATCACCAAG cctggatCCATCGACTCCAATAACCAGCTCTTTGCACCGGGTGGGCGGCTGAGCTGGGGCAAGGGCAGCAGTGGGGGGTCTGGTGCAAAGCCCGCAGATTCAG CATCTGATTCAGGGCGACCAGCCACGAGCACCTTGAACCGCTTCTCAGCGCTCCAGCAGTCAATGCCTGCCGAGAGCCCAGAGTCCCGCCGTGTGGTGCAGAG gagcagctccagccgtGACAGGTCAGAgaaggctggggacagaggggaccgGGAGTTGCGTTCGGAGAAGGGCAGCGACCGTCTGGAGCGTCCCGACCAGGGGGAGCGGGCAGACAGGAACAGGTCTGCCCTCACCAAGAGGAGCTTCAGCAAAGAGACAGAGGACAGGAGCCGAGAACGGGAGAAGCAGGGTGGCCCCGAGGCCGTGCGCAAGGCTGCAAGCATGACGGAGGAGCGGGACCGGAGCCGAGAGACCA TTAAACAAGAGCCAACACCTGCAACATCCACCAAGCCCACGCTGTCAGAAGAGGAACTGGAGAAGAAATCCAAGGCAATCATAGAGGAATACTTGCACATCAATGACATGAAG gaggccctgcagtgtgtgcaggagctgggcagcccCTCCTTGCTCTACATTTTTGTGCAAAATGGCATTGAGTCCACGCTGGAGAGGAGCACCATCTCCCGCGAGCACATGggagccctgctctgccagctggtGAAGGCAGGCACTCTCTCCAAGGAGCAGTACTACAAAGG GCTGCGGGAGATCTTGGAGACTGCAGAGGACATGGAGATTGACATCCCACACATCTGGCTGTACCTGGCTGAGCTCATCACCCCCATCCTGCAAGAGGAAGGCATCCCCATGGAGGAGCTGTTCAG GGAGATCACGAAGCCCCTGGTGCCCATTGGGAAGGCCACCACGCTGCTGGTTGAGGTGCTGGGCTTGTTGTGCAAGGGCATG GGCCAGAAGACAGCAGGAAAGCTGTGGCGGGATGGAGgcctgagctggaaggaattCTTGCCTGAGGACCAGGATGTCAACAAATTTGTCACAGAGCAG AAATTGGAGTACACGATGGGGGACAGCTCTGACATGCCAAGCCGCAAGGAGCTGACCTCAGAGGAGCTGTGCAAGCAAATGGACAAACTGCTGAAGGAGAACCCGAACAACCAAAGAATACATGACTGGATTGAG GCCAACCTGAGCGAGCAGCAGGTCTCATCCAACACATTTATCAGGGCCCTGATGACGTCTGTGTGCCACTTGGCCATTGTCT TTGAGAACCCATACCGCGTGGACGCCATGGTCATCCGCAACCaagccaagctgctccagaaGTACCTGCGGGATGAGCAGAAGGAGCTCCAGGCACTCTACGCTCTGCAAGCCTTGGTGGTGAAGTTGGAGCAGCCTCCCA ACCTGCTGCGGATGTTCTTTGATGCCCTCTACGATGAGGATGTCATCAAGGAGGAGGCTTTCTACAAGTGGGAGTCCAGCAAGGACCCAGCCGAGCAGCAGGGCAAAGGGGTGGCGCTCAAATCAGTGACAGCCTTTTTCACCTGGCTTCGGGAAGCTGAGGACGAGTCGGACAACAACTGa
- the EIF4G1 gene encoding eukaryotic translation initiation factor 4 gamma 1 isoform X5, producing MNKAPQPTGGAPTAPHPAPSPGLPQPTFPPGQTAPVVFNPAPTSQMNTPSQPRQHFYQNRAQPPASASRVQSNTTARPGPPAHVYPAASQVMMIPSQISYTPSQGAYYIPGQGRSTYVVPTQQYPVQPGAPSFYPGASPTEFGTYAGAYYPAQGVQQFSAGVPTAQVIVSQQPPIPTKRERKTIRIRDPNQGGKDITEEIMSGARTSSTPTPPQAGSGLEPQANGETPHVAVIVRPDDRPKPALVVSKPVSLEPSKSASPSPPPPLIPEVEPVVLSPVTLVPMEPPVDTDMKAEQGEAPPDPQKTLSAITTVPGAVELPLVPAPGMDTVAAEEEEEEEEEVAIPLPEPTPQESVPPKVLPVPVVPPMPAVPLVPAAPLPPPVVPQAPEAPAKPASPSPTPPREEPCPEPTAEANGVLEEMPEPVPEVPLCQPVLASEPVPAPALDSPIAQPEELPLPNGVEGTSKVELSDEQPESDVSPISEPEEPAQPGTPASPPAEEEEEESEGPGETQERSLSPAPAPSQTSEATAQVAMSVPKKKRRMKELNKKEAVGDLLDAFKESQTGDSASEVENKPPTSAPASEAEDAAPARPQEESEETWEEKEDKLAPEKGKAAGQKYGYKEEQWKPLNPEEKKRYDREFLLGFQFIFASMQKPEGLPQITDVVLDKPCVPSQANKTPLRALDPIRFSGMNCSPDFTPSFANLGRPVMGNRGLPSGLGPRRSQQSQRKEPRKIIATVSLNEDVKLNKAEKAWKPSSKRASEEEDPENIKTQELLRRVRSILNKLTPQMFQQLMKQVMELSIDTEERLKGVIDLVFEKAISEPNFSVAYANMCRCLMGLKVPTTDKPTVTVNFRKLLLNRCQKEFEKDKDDDEIFEKRQKEMDDASAPEEKARMKDELEEARDKARRRSLGNIKFIGELFKLKMLTEAIMHDCVVKLLKNHDEESLECLCRLLTTIGKDLDFEKAKPRMDQYFNQMEKIIKEKKTSSRIRFMLQDVIDLRRNSWVPRRGDQGPKTIDQIHKEAEMEEHREHIKVQQLMSKDKRRGPPGPSSSGRSSLVADDGWNTVPISKGNRPIDTSRLTKITKPGSIDSNNQLFAPGGRLSWGKGSSGGSGAKPADSASDSGRPATSTLNRFSALQQSMPAESPESRRVVQRSSSSRDRSEKAGDRGDRELRSEKGSDRLERPDQGERADRNRSALTKRSFSKETEDRSREREKQGGPEAVRKAASMTEERDRSRETIKQEPTPATSTKPTLSEEELEKKSKAIIEEYLHINDMKEALQCVQELGSPSLLYIFVQNGIESTLERSTISREHMGALLCQLVKAGTLSKEQYYKGLREILETAEDMEIDIPHIWLYLAELITPILQEEGIPMEELFREITKPLVPIGKATTLLVEVLGLLCKGMGQKTAGKLWRDGGLSWKEFLPEDQDVNKFVTEQKLEYTMGDSSDMPSRKELTSEELCKQMDKLLKENPNNQRIHDWIEANLSEQQVSSNTFIRALMTSVCHLAIVFENPYRVDAMVIRNQAKLLQKYLRDEQKELQALYALQALVVKLEQPPNLLRMFFDALYDEDVIKEEAFYKWESSKDPAEQQGKGVALKSVTAFFTWLREAEDESDNN from the exons ATGAACAAAGCTCCACAGCCCACAGGAGGAGCCCCGACTGCCCCGCACCCTGCCCCTTCTCCCGGACTGCCGCAG CCGACGTTCCCACCTGGTCAGACGGCACCTGTGGTTTTTAACCCAGCACCGACCTCACAAATGAATACGCCTTCTCAGCCGCGCCAG CATTTCTACCAGAACAGGGCACAGCCTCCCGCGAGTGCGTCCCGCGTGCAGAGTAACACgacggctcggcccggccctcCTGCCCATGTGTATCCGGCTGCTTCCCAGGTGATGATGATACCCTCCCAGATATCCTACACACCTTCCCAAGGAGCCTATTACATTCCCGGACAG GGTCGCTCCACGTACGTTGTCCCGACCCAACAGTACCCGGTCCAACCTGGCGCCCCTAGTTTTTACCCTGGAGCCAGCCCCACAGAATTCGGGACTTACG cGGGTGCGTATTACCCGGCGCAGGGGGTGCAGCAGTTCTCAGCGGGGGTCCCCACTGCCCAGGTCATTGTGAGCCAGCAGCCACCGATCCCCACAAAACGAGAACGGAAGACG ATCCGAATACGAGACCCCAACCAAGGTGGCAAAGACATTACAGAAGAAATTATGTCTGGAGCAAGGACCTCAtccacccccacccctccaCAG GCTGGAAGCGGTTTGGAGCCCCAGGCCAACGGAGAGACCCCCCATGTAGCAGTTATTGTCCGGCCTG ATGACCGCCCGAAGCCCGCGCTGGTGGTGAGCAAGCCCGTCTCCCTGGAGCCCAGCAAGTCGGCATCCCCGTCGCCTCCCCCTCCCCTGATCCCTGAGGTGGAGCCTGTGGTGCTCTCGCCTGTGACGCTGGTGCCAATGGAGCCTCCCGTGGACACGGACATGAAAGCGGAGCAGGGCGAGGCGCCACCTGACCCGCAAAAGACGTTAAGCGCCATCACTACAGTGCCAGGGGCTGTGGAGCTGCCCCTTGTGCCCGCGCCCGGCATGGACACGGTGGctgcggaggaggaggaggaagaggaggaggaggttgcTATTCCCCTCCCAGAGCCCACCCCACAGGAGTCTGTGCCCCCCAAGGTGCTGCCGGTGCCCGTTGTTCCCCCGATGCCAGCCGTGCCCCTGGTGCCGGCCGCGCCATTGCCACCGCCCGTTGTACCACAGGCCCCTGAAGCGCCCGCCAAACccgcctcccccagccccacaccgcCCCGGGAAGAGCCCTGCCCCGAGCCCACTGCTGAGGCCAACGGGGTCTTGGAGGAGATGCCTGAGCCGGTCCCTGAGGTGCCCCTGTGCCAGCCGGTGCTGGCCTCTGAGCCGGTGCCTGCGCCCGCCCTGGACTCCCCCATTGCCCAGCCTGAAGAGCTGCCCCTACCCAATGGGGTGGAGGGCACCAGCAAAGTGGAGCTGAGTGACGAGCAGCCCGAGTCAGATGTCAGCCCCATCTCAGAGCCTgaggagccagcccagcctggcacccCTGCCTCCCCgcctgcagaggaggaggaggaagagagtgAAGGCCCTGGTGAGACCCAGGAGAGAAGCTtgagcccagcccctgccccttcGCAGACCTCGGAGGCGACCGCACAAG TCGCCATGTCGGTGCCAAAGAAGAAGCGAAGGATGAAGGAGCTGAACAAGAAGGAGGCAGTAGGGGATTTGCTGGATGCCTTTAAAGAG TCTCAGACCGGTGATAGTGCCTCGGAGGTGGAGAACAAGCCCCCCACGTCTGCCCCTGCCAGTGAAGCAGAGGATGCGGCTCCTGCCCGTCCACAGGAAGAGTCGGAAGAGAcgtgggaggagaaggaggacaAGTTGGCCCCGGAGAAGGGCAAGGCTGCTGGCCAGAAATATGGCTACAAGGAAG AGCAATGGAAGCCGCTGAACCCTGAGGAGAAGAAGCGATATGATCGGGAGTTCCTGCTGGGCTTCCAGTTCATCTTTGCCAGCATGCAGAAACCTGAGGGGCTGCCCCAGATCACAGATGTGGTGCTGGACAAG CCGTGTGTACCTTCGCAGGCCAACAAGACCCCACTGCGGGCACTTGACCCCATCCGCTTCAGTGGCATGAACTGCAGCCCTGACTTCACCCCTTCCTTCGCCAACCTTGGCCGGCCTGTCATGGGCAACCGGGGCCTG CCCTCAGGGTTGGGTCCCCGCcgctcccagcagagccagaggaAGGAGCCCCGCAAAATCATTGCTACTGTGTCCCTCAATGAGGATGTCAAGCTGAACAAGGCCGAGAAGGCCTGGAAACCCAGCAGCAAACGTGCTTCCGAGGAGGAGGATCCTGAGAATATCAAGACACAG GAACTGCTCCGCCGCGTCCGCAGCATCCTCAACAAGCTGACTCCCCAGATGTTCCAGCAACTGATGAAGCAGGTGATGGAGTTGTCCATCGACACGGAGGAGCGGCTCAAGGGTGTCATCGACCTCGTCTTCGAGAAGGCCATCTCGGAGCCAAACTTCTCTGTTGCCTATGCTAACATGTGCCGTTGCCTTATGGGG CTTAAAGTGCCCACAACAGACAAGCCCACAGTGACTGTGAACTTCCGCAAGCTGCTGCTCAACCGCTGCCAGAAGGAGTTTGAGAAGGACAAGGACGACGATGAGATCTTTGAGAAGCGGCAGAAGGAGATGGATGATGCCAGTGCC CCCGAGGAGAAGGCGCGTATGAAGGATGAGCTGGAGGAGGCGCGGGACAAGGCTCGACGACGATCCCTGGGCAACATCAAGTTCATTGGAGAGCTCTTCAAACTGAAGATGTTGACGGAGGCCATCATGCATGACTGTGTGGTGAAGCTGCTCAAAAACCACGATGAGGAGTCTCTTGAGTGCCTTTGCCGCCTGCTTACGACTATTGGCAAGGACTTGGACTTTGAGAAAGCCAAG CCTAGGATGGACCAGTACTTCAATCAGATGGAGAAGAtcatcaaagagaaaaagacatCATCCCGAATCCGTTTCATGCTGCAGGATGTTATTGACCTAAGACGG AATAGCTGGGTGCCGCGGCGAGGAGACCAGGGCCCCAAAACCATAGATCAGATCCACAAGGAAGCAGAGATGGAGGAGCATCGGGAACACATCAAAGTGCAGCAGCTCATGTCAAAGGACAAGAGGAGAGGACCCCCTGGGCCATCTTCCAGTG GGCGCAGTAGCCTGGTCGCAGATGATGGCTGGAACACAGTGCCCATCAGCAAGGGCAACCGGCCCATCGACACCAGCCGGCTAACGAAGATCACCAAG cctggatCCATCGACTCCAATAACCAGCTCTTTGCACCGGGTGGGCGGCTGAGCTGGGGCAAGGGCAGCAGTGGGGGGTCTGGTGCAAAGCCCGCAGATTCAG CATCTGATTCAGGGCGACCAGCCACGAGCACCTTGAACCGCTTCTCAGCGCTCCAGCAGTCAATGCCTGCCGAGAGCCCAGAGTCCCGCCGTGTGGTGCAGAG gagcagctccagccgtGACAGGTCAGAgaaggctggggacagaggggaccgGGAGTTGCGTTCGGAGAAGGGCAGCGACCGTCTGGAGCGTCCCGACCAGGGGGAGCGGGCAGACAGGAACAGGTCTGCCCTCACCAAGAGGAGCTTCAGCAAAGAGACAGAGGACAGGAGCCGAGAACGGGAGAAGCAGGGTGGCCCCGAGGCCGTGCGCAAGGCTGCAAGCATGACGGAGGAGCGGGACCGGAGCCGAGAGACCA TTAAACAAGAGCCAACACCTGCAACATCCACCAAGCCCACGCTGTCAGAAGAGGAACTGGAGAAGAAATCCAAGGCAATCATAGAGGAATACTTGCACATCAATGACATGAAG gaggccctgcagtgtgtgcaggagctgggcagcccCTCCTTGCTCTACATTTTTGTGCAAAATGGCATTGAGTCCACGCTGGAGAGGAGCACCATCTCCCGCGAGCACATGggagccctgctctgccagctggtGAAGGCAGGCACTCTCTCCAAGGAGCAGTACTACAAAGG GCTGCGGGAGATCTTGGAGACTGCAGAGGACATGGAGATTGACATCCCACACATCTGGCTGTACCTGGCTGAGCTCATCACCCCCATCCTGCAAGAGGAAGGCATCCCCATGGAGGAGCTGTTCAG GGAGATCACGAAGCCCCTGGTGCCCATTGGGAAGGCCACCACGCTGCTGGTTGAGGTGCTGGGCTTGTTGTGCAAGGGCATG GGCCAGAAGACAGCAGGAAAGCTGTGGCGGGATGGAGgcctgagctggaaggaattCTTGCCTGAGGACCAGGATGTCAACAAATTTGTCACAGAGCAG AAATTGGAGTACACGATGGGGGACAGCTCTGACATGCCAAGCCGCAAGGAGCTGACCTCAGAGGAGCTGTGCAAGCAAATGGACAAACTGCTGAAGGAGAACCCGAACAACCAAAGAATACATGACTGGATTGAG GCCAACCTGAGCGAGCAGCAGGTCTCATCCAACACATTTATCAGGGCCCTGATGACGTCTGTGTGCCACTTGGCCATTGTCT TTGAGAACCCATACCGCGTGGACGCCATGGTCATCCGCAACCaagccaagctgctccagaaGTACCTGCGGGATGAGCAGAAGGAGCTCCAGGCACTCTACGCTCTGCAAGCCTTGGTGGTGAAGTTGGAGCAGCCTCCCA ACCTGCTGCGGATGTTCTTTGATGCCCTCTACGATGAGGATGTCATCAAGGAGGAGGCTTTCTACAAGTGGGAGTCCAGCAAGGACCCAGCCGAGCAGCAGGGCAAAGGGGTGGCGCTCAAATCAGTGACAGCCTTTTTCACCTGGCTTCGGGAAGCTGAGGACGAGTCGGACAACAACTGa